In Procambarus clarkii isolate CNS0578487 chromosome 36, FALCON_Pclarkii_2.0, whole genome shotgun sequence, one DNA window encodes the following:
- the LOC138371528 gene encoding uncharacterized protein: MLKNAPNKLGGNRYKVQTLSQMGGASCGDTVRRMMRIGTYGVWSQYSLVGRKRKRVFKTLDICNVIIKACINTHTNATERDVETSIADMLKNAPNKHGGNRYKGGEARIHVHHIAESDMTKIAESLVHGIPLNLL; encoded by the exons atgttgaagaacgccccaaacaaactcggtggaaacagatacaag gtccagacgctgtctcaaatgggcggtgcaagctgtggagacacagtgagacgaatgatgaggatagggacctatggggtctggtctcagtattcactcgttgggcgcaagaggaaacgtgtcttcaaaaccttggatatttgtaatgtaataataa aagcctgtatcaacacccacactaatgcaactgaaagagatgttgagacaagtattgctgatatgttgaagaacgccccaaacaaacacggtggaaacagatacaag ggtggtgaagcaagaatacatgtgcatcacatagcagagtcggatatgacgaaaatagcggagagcctggtgcatggcataccgctgaatcttctctaa